From one Streptomyces mobaraensis genomic stretch:
- a CDS encoding amino acid permease has translation MATERPTRNDRGRSGVFRTKTVEQSIRDTEEPEHVLKKSLSALDLTVFGVGVVIGTGIFVLTGKVAKETAGPSVALSFVLAGIVCALAALCYAEFASTVPVAGSAYTFSYASLGELPAWIIGWDLILELALGCAVVSVGWSGYIRSLLDTAGWHFPAALSGPHHGDFGFDLLACVLVLVLTAILIAGMKLSSRVTAVVVGVKVTVVLIVIIAGSFFVSGANYDPFIPPSQGSAGGSGLAAPLSQLLFGFTPSHFGVMGIFSAAAVVFFAFIGFDIVATAAEETHNPQRDVPRGILGSLAICTVLYVAVSIVVTGMQKYSRLSVDAPLADAFKDAGQPFWAGLISFGAAVGLTAVCMILLLGQSRVFFAMSRDGLLPRVFSTVHPRFGTPYRSTLLLGGVVAVVAGFTSIDVLAELVNIGTLFAFVVVALGVILLRRARPDLPRAFRTPFVPFVPVLSVLASLWLMLNLPAETWLRFAVWMALGVVVYFAYGKRHSRVAAEAARSGGR, from the coding sequence ATGGCCACGGAGCGACCGACCCGGAACGACCGCGGCAGGAGCGGGGTGTTCCGGACCAAGACGGTGGAGCAGTCCATCCGGGACACCGAGGAACCCGAACACGTCCTCAAGAAGTCCCTCTCCGCCCTCGACCTCACCGTCTTCGGCGTGGGCGTCGTCATCGGCACCGGCATCTTCGTCCTCACCGGCAAGGTCGCCAAGGAGACCGCCGGCCCCTCCGTGGCCCTCTCCTTCGTCCTCGCCGGCATCGTCTGCGCGCTGGCGGCGCTGTGCTACGCCGAGTTCGCGTCCACCGTGCCGGTGGCCGGCTCCGCGTACACCTTCTCGTACGCCTCGCTCGGCGAACTGCCCGCCTGGATCATCGGCTGGGACCTGATCCTGGAGCTGGCGCTGGGCTGCGCCGTGGTCTCCGTCGGCTGGTCCGGCTACATCCGCTCGCTGCTCGACACCGCCGGCTGGCACTTCCCCGCCGCCCTCTCCGGGCCGCACCACGGCGACTTCGGCTTCGACCTCCTCGCCTGTGTGCTGGTGCTGGTGCTCACCGCGATCCTGATCGCCGGGATGAAACTCTCCTCACGCGTCACCGCCGTGGTGGTGGGCGTGAAGGTGACAGTCGTCCTCATCGTCATCATCGCTGGGTCGTTCTTCGTCAGCGGCGCCAACTACGACCCGTTCATCCCGCCCTCCCAGGGCAGCGCGGGCGGCAGCGGCCTGGCCGCCCCCCTGTCCCAGCTCCTCTTCGGCTTCACACCGTCCCACTTCGGCGTCATGGGCATCTTCTCCGCCGCCGCCGTGGTCTTCTTCGCCTTCATCGGCTTCGACATCGTCGCCACCGCCGCCGAGGAGACCCACAACCCGCAGCGCGACGTGCCGCGCGGCATCCTCGGCTCGCTCGCCATCTGCACGGTGCTGTACGTGGCCGTGTCCATCGTCGTCACCGGCATGCAGAAGTACAGCCGGCTCTCCGTCGACGCGCCGCTCGCCGACGCCTTCAAGGACGCCGGACAGCCCTTCTGGGCCGGGCTGATCAGCTTCGGCGCGGCAGTCGGCCTCACCGCCGTGTGCATGATCCTGCTGCTCGGGCAGAGCCGGGTGTTCTTCGCGATGAGCCGCGACGGGCTGCTGCCGCGCGTCTTCTCCACCGTGCACCCCCGCTTCGGCACGCCCTACCGCTCCACGCTCCTGCTCGGCGGTGTCGTGGCCGTCGTCGCCGGGTTCACCTCCATCGACGTGCTGGCCGAGCTCGTCAACATCGGGACCCTCTTCGCCTTCGTCGTCGTCGCCCTCGGCGTCATCCTGCTGCGCCGCGCCCGCCCCGACCTGCCGCGCGCCTTCCGCACCCCGTTCGTGCCGTTCGTGCCGGTGCTGTCCGTGCTGGCCTCGCTCTGGCTGATGCTCAACCTGCCGGCGGAGACGTGGCTGCGGTTCGCCGTGTGGATGGCCCTGGGCGTCGTCGTCTACTTCGCGTACGGGAAGCGGCACAGCAGGGTGGCGGCGGAGGCGGCGCGGTCGGGTGGACGGTGA
- a CDS encoding MXAN_6230/SCO0854 family RING domain-containing protein, with translation MTTTTTTGTRRSTAAVLLSRRGAVHLPAPAGNPAEGGAEIPVTLLETDLLERGFLVSADLRRALTRLEPAVLATEGRALLRETDRLLGAHRPHQPLFHGFPHTVPEDTLAFYVDRVLAHLFQSPRRPCVLCGTEGTVHAVDPCAHLVCRSCFDGAEFTACPVCHRRIDAGDPFLLPKPARPEAGPGRALPARLRVLSHGGGPDALEAAARAELTALLSRTGALSPQDTDDLDDLLAGRDRVALDWLPKDVPGRETKARLLAWLLADPAAHPVTLPAATALITTATDVLRLLAVRSGGDAGLVDVPRFTAVPRPLRRALLAVLDGLDPLLVAEDLRRHAAVWKRAAERLHPFEHADRYPRAALAFADLRGFRLSDDALSARLRAVYPAGALTDARGALGARVALPRWAGLVETALAAGDVDAALPLLARRPGELLRRLDHLLRLADGAGASGASGASGADRTDAVLAALGPAAARVSPAVLLSALGALRTRSAGGGRDRNRVFFPKGGTARAHIVPDGRAPLPAATVGRVVDVLTGELLRRAGTLPPAEVAVVDAALDGVVAPFTERTASRALVTLPRGSELPVPEGRTLRLFLHWTESAASGRTDLDLSTAFFDASWRHVGTCDYTNLRFGKTTAVHSGDLTSAPPPDGASEFVDLDLRKLAKAGVRYVVAVVFSFNSVPFEELAEGFAGLMVRDQPGGRGPVFDPRQVEQRFDLTGRAHACVPLVVDVADRTMRWLDVVKGVTGTHHAVYRHVDDLALLGRGLVELFGSGARVGLGEVARLHAAARAHTVVVRWGDGARLAYRRRAGEDVVRFARRIGSADGDGPVDVPAPGLAFLYRGDVEPAPGAEVFALHPRGLAAGAVRLVAAADVVAALG, from the coding sequence ATGACGACGACCACCACCACCGGCACCCGGCGGAGCACCGCCGCCGTGCTGCTGTCCCGGCGCGGGGCCGTCCACCTCCCCGCCCCGGCCGGCAACCCGGCGGAAGGCGGCGCCGAGATTCCCGTCACCCTGCTGGAGACCGACCTGCTGGAGCGCGGGTTCCTGGTCTCCGCGGACCTCCGCCGGGCCCTGACGCGGCTGGAACCGGCCGTCCTGGCCACCGAAGGACGGGCCCTGCTCCGGGAGACCGACCGCCTGCTGGGCGCGCACCGCCCCCACCAGCCGCTGTTCCACGGCTTCCCGCACACGGTCCCCGAGGACACGCTCGCCTTCTACGTCGACCGCGTCCTCGCCCACCTCTTCCAGTCTCCGCGCCGGCCCTGTGTGCTGTGCGGGACGGAGGGCACCGTCCACGCGGTCGACCCGTGCGCGCACCTGGTGTGCCGGTCCTGCTTCGACGGCGCCGAGTTCACCGCCTGCCCGGTCTGCCACCGGCGGATCGACGCCGGCGACCCGTTCCTGCTGCCGAAGCCGGCGCGGCCGGAGGCCGGTCCCGGGCGCGCGCTGCCCGCCCGGCTGCGCGTGCTGTCCCACGGCGGCGGCCCGGACGCCCTGGAGGCGGCCGCCCGCGCCGAACTGACCGCCCTGCTCTCCCGCACCGGCGCGCTGTCCCCGCAGGACACCGACGACCTCGACGACCTGCTGGCCGGCCGGGACCGCGTCGCGCTCGACTGGCTCCCGAAGGACGTCCCCGGCCGGGAGACCAAGGCCCGGCTCCTGGCCTGGCTGCTCGCGGACCCCGCCGCGCACCCCGTCACCCTCCCCGCGGCCACGGCCCTGATCACCACCGCGACGGACGTGCTGCGGCTGCTCGCCGTCCGCTCCGGAGGCGACGCGGGACTGGTCGACGTCCCCCGCTTCACCGCCGTACCCCGCCCGCTGCGGCGCGCCCTGCTGGCCGTCCTGGACGGGCTCGACCCGCTGCTGGTGGCCGAGGACCTGCGGCGGCACGCGGCGGTGTGGAAGCGGGCGGCGGAACGGCTGCACCCGTTCGAGCACGCCGACCGGTATCCGCGGGCCGCCCTCGCCTTCGCGGACCTGCGCGGCTTCCGGCTCTCCGACGACGCGCTGTCGGCGCGGCTGCGGGCGGTGTACCCGGCGGGTGCCCTTACGGACGCTCGGGGCGCTCTGGGCGCTCGGGTCGCACTGCCGCGCTGGGCCGGGCTGGTGGAGACGGCGCTGGCCGCCGGGGACGTCGACGCCGCCCTGCCGCTCCTCGCCCGGCGGCCGGGCGAGCTGCTGCGGCGCCTCGATCATCTGCTGCGCCTCGCCGACGGAGCCGGCGCGTCCGGGGCTTCCGGTGCGTCGGGCGCGGACCGTACGGACGCCGTCCTCGCGGCGCTCGGGCCCGCCGCGGCCCGGGTGTCCCCGGCGGTCCTGCTGTCGGCGCTCGGCGCGCTGCGCACCCGGTCGGCGGGCGGGGGCCGGGACCGGAACCGGGTCTTCTTCCCCAAGGGCGGCACCGCCCGGGCGCACATCGTCCCGGACGGGCGCGCGCCCCTGCCCGCGGCGACGGTCGGCCGCGTGGTCGACGTCCTCACCGGCGAACTCCTGCGCCGCGCCGGCACCCTGCCGCCGGCCGAGGTCGCCGTCGTCGACGCCGCGCTGGACGGGGTCGTCGCGCCGTTCACCGAACGCACCGCGTCCCGCGCCCTGGTGACGCTCCCGCGCGGCAGCGAGCTGCCGGTGCCCGAGGGGCGCACGCTGCGGCTGTTCCTGCACTGGACCGAGAGCGCGGCCTCCGGAAGGACCGACCTGGACCTGTCCACGGCCTTCTTCGACGCCTCCTGGCGGCACGTCGGCACCTGCGACTACACCAACCTGCGGTTCGGGAAGACCACCGCCGTCCACTCCGGCGACCTCACCAGCGCGCCGCCGCCGGACGGGGCGAGCGAGTTCGTCGACCTGGACCTGCGCAAGCTGGCCAAGGCCGGCGTCCGGTACGTCGTCGCCGTCGTCTTCTCCTTCAACAGCGTGCCGTTCGAGGAACTCGCGGAAGGGTTCGCCGGGCTCATGGTCCGCGACCAACCCGGCGGGCGCGGCCCGGTGTTCGACCCGCGCCAGGTCGAGCAGCGGTTCGACCTCACGGGACGGGCCCATGCGTGCGTGCCGCTGGTGGTCGATGTGGCGGACCGTACGATGCGGTGGCTGGACGTCGTCAAGGGTGTCACCGGTACGCACCACGCGGTGTATCGGCACGTCGACGACCTGGCGTTGCTCGGGCGGGGGCTCGTGGAGCTCTTCGGATCCGGGGCGCGGGTGGGGCTCGGGGAGGTCGCGCGGCTGCACGCGGCGGCTCGGGCCCATACGGTCGTGGTGCGGTGGGGCGATGGGGCGCGGCTTGCCTATCGGCGGCGGGCCGGGGAGGACGTCGTGCGCTTCGCGCGGCGGATCGGTTCCGCCGATGGGGATGGGCCGGTCGACGTCCCGGCGCCTGGGCTGGCGTTCCTGTACCGCGGGGATGTGGAACCGGCTCCTGGAGCCGAGGTCTTCGCGCTGCATCCGCGAGGGTTGGCTGCAGGGGCGGTGCGGCTGGTGGCGGCTGCGGATGTGGTGGCTGCGCTGGGGTGA
- a CDS encoding PIN domain-containing protein: MNAGRTAEADGPGPLLVVDAANVVGSVPDGWWRDRRGATERLRDALAGYASGGLPDVVPPLPGPLDVVLVVEGAARGTEPVPGVRVEAAAGSGDDRIVEVVAGERARGRRCVVATADRELRERVAALGAETVGPRTVRP, from the coding sequence ATGAACGCCGGTAGGACAGCCGAAGCGGACGGGCCCGGTCCCCTCCTCGTCGTCGACGCCGCCAACGTCGTGGGCAGTGTCCCCGACGGCTGGTGGCGGGACCGCCGCGGGGCCACCGAGCGACTGCGCGACGCCCTGGCCGGGTACGCGTCCGGCGGGCTGCCGGACGTCGTCCCGCCGCTGCCCGGCCCGCTGGACGTCGTCCTGGTGGTGGAGGGCGCGGCGCGCGGGACGGAGCCGGTGCCGGGGGTGCGGGTGGAGGCGGCGGCCGGCAGCGGGGACGACCGGATCGTCGAGGTGGTGGCCGGGGAGCGGGCCCGGGGGCGGCGCTGTGTGGTGGCGACCGCCGACCGGGAGCTGCGGGAGCGGGTCGCGGCGCTGGGCGCGGAGACGGTAGGGCCGCGGACGGTACGGCCCTGA
- a CDS encoding ArnT family glycosyltransferase translates to MPAVQHVAVPAPAAVPRPRASAEPPSTGPRRGLPFWRGLLPALTALALATRLPSFLRPLWNPDEGFLATQARMLAQGAVLYRTVVDRKPPLLPWLYEACFRAFGDGSLLPVKGLAVAAQLVTAVLLASLARRRWGERAGRTAGVLYLLVSIGLEPEDAQAATFEVFAVPWTAAAMWCADRGRWGRAGLATAAALLTKQTGGAVLAPVLLMLWTARPLQGQGRRGTAALAAGLTLPVAAVAWLCGPARLLFWCVTGSGSYASVDGTVGASAARALTNAGTLTTSCAGLLAPVCLLLLARRRVAPPELWLWLIASAVAVTTGFHFFGHYYLQLIPPLTLLATAALHTLPEAARRVAAGLSALSCAAFLTAGLVVTPPELPHSLRVADAVRARTAPADPVLIWGMHPEQYWFARRPPAGRFLTAGLLTNYSGGRDASAVGEAYGVPGGWPVLRRELRARPPALVVDDSRGRPYAVARVPTLRAFVRSGYARVGSVEGAVLYARR, encoded by the coding sequence ATGCCCGCCGTCCAGCACGTCGCCGTCCCGGCCCCCGCCGCCGTCCCGCGCCCCCGCGCGAGCGCGGAGCCGCCGTCCACGGGACCCCGGCGCGGGCTGCCCTTCTGGCGCGGACTGCTGCCCGCCCTGACCGCCCTGGCCCTCGCCACCCGGCTGCCGTCCTTCCTCCGCCCGCTGTGGAACCCGGACGAGGGCTTCCTCGCCACCCAGGCCCGGATGCTCGCCCAGGGCGCCGTCCTCTACCGCACCGTCGTCGACCGGAAGCCGCCCCTGCTGCCCTGGCTGTACGAGGCGTGCTTCCGCGCCTTCGGCGACGGCTCGCTGCTGCCCGTCAAGGGCCTCGCCGTGGCGGCCCAGCTGGTGACGGCCGTGCTGCTGGCCTCGCTCGCCCGCCGCCGCTGGGGCGAGCGCGCCGGGCGCACGGCCGGGGTGCTCTACCTGCTGGTCTCCATCGGCCTGGAGCCCGAGGACGCGCAGGCCGCCACCTTCGAGGTGTTCGCCGTGCCGTGGACGGCCGCCGCCATGTGGTGCGCCGACCGCGGCCGCTGGGGCCGGGCCGGCCTGGCCACGGCCGCGGCGCTGCTCACCAAGCAGACCGGGGGAGCGGTCCTGGCGCCCGTCCTGCTCATGCTCTGGACCGCCCGGCCGCTCCAGGGGCAGGGCCGCCGCGGCACGGCCGCCCTCGCGGCCGGCCTCACCCTGCCCGTCGCCGCCGTCGCCTGGCTCTGCGGCCCGGCCCGGCTGCTGTTCTGGTGCGTGACCGGCTCCGGCAGCTACGCCTCCGTGGACGGCACGGTCGGCGCCTCGGCCGCCCGCGCCCTCACCAACGCCGGTACGCTGACCACCAGTTGCGCGGGCCTGCTGGCACCCGTCTGCCTCCTCCTGCTGGCCCGCCGCCGGGTCGCGCCGCCCGAGCTGTGGCTGTGGCTGATCGCCTCGGCGGTGGCCGTCACCACCGGCTTCCACTTCTTCGGCCACTACTACCTCCAGCTCATCCCGCCCCTCACCCTGCTGGCCACCGCGGCCCTGCACACCCTCCCCGAGGCGGCGCGGCGCGTGGCCGCCGGGCTGAGCGCCCTGTCCTGCGCCGCCTTCCTGACCGCCGGACTCGTCGTCACCCCGCCCGAACTGCCGCACTCGCTGCGGGTCGCCGACGCGGTACGGGCCCGGACCGCACCCGCCGACCCGGTGCTGATCTGGGGCATGCACCCCGAGCAGTACTGGTTCGCCCGCCGCCCGCCCGCCGGCCGCTTCCTGACGGCCGGACTGCTCACCAACTACAGCGGCGGCCGGGACGCCTCCGCCGTAGGGGAGGCGTACGGCGTACCGGGCGGCTGGCCCGTCCTCCGCCGCGAACTCCGGGCGCGCCCGCCGGCGCTGGTCGTGGACGATTCCCGCGGCCGGCCCTACGCGGTGGCACGGGTGCCCACGCTGCGGGCCTTCGTGCGGAGCGGGTACGCGCGGGTGGGGAGCGTGGAGGGGGCGGTGCTGTACGCGCGGCGGTGA
- the dxs gene encoding 1-deoxy-D-xylulose-5-phosphate synthase, with amino-acid sequence MALLTRIREPRDLDRLSPEQLDRLAAEIRTFLVDAVSKTGGHLGPNLGVVELTIALHRVFDSPKDKVLFDTGHQSYVHKLLTGRQDFSRLRAKDGLSGYPSRAESEHDVIENSHASTVLGWADGLAKANQVLGHDDRHVVAVIGDGALTGGMAWEALNNIAVAKDRPLVIVVNDNERSYAPTIGGLANHLATLRTTDGYERFLARGKDLLERTPVVGKPLYETLHGAKKGLKDFIAPQGMFEDLGLKYVGPIDGHDIEALESALQRAKRFNGPVIVHCLTEKGRGYQPAEQHEADRFHGIGVIHPDTGLPVAASSASWTSVFGDEMVALGREREDIVAITAAMMQPVGLGKFAKEFPDRVYDVGIAEQHAATSAAGLATGGLHPVFAVYATFLNRAFDQVLMDVALHKCGVTFVLDRAGVTGDDGASHNGMWDMSILQVVPGLRIAAPRDADQVRAQLREAVEVDDAPTVVRYSKGTVGPAVEAVGRVGGMDVLRRPADGTNRADVLIVSVGALAPMCLEIADLLDKQGISSTVVDPRWVKPVDEALPGLAREHRVVVTVEDNGRVGGVGSAVAQALRDAGVDLPLRDFGIPPRFLDHASRKEVMAEIGLTAPDIARQVTGLVAKLDGASVEGGVTEAAEAAVLPGADEPGEPAEAARD; translated from the coding sequence GTGGCCCTGCTGACCCGCATCAGGGAACCGCGCGATCTTGACCGGCTGAGCCCCGAGCAGCTCGACCGGCTGGCCGCGGAGATCCGCACCTTCCTCGTCGACGCCGTCTCCAAGACCGGTGGCCACCTCGGCCCCAACCTCGGTGTGGTCGAGCTCACCATCGCCCTGCACCGCGTCTTCGACTCGCCCAAGGACAAGGTCCTCTTCGACACCGGGCACCAGTCGTACGTGCACAAGCTGCTCACCGGCCGCCAGGACTTCTCCCGGCTGCGCGCCAAGGACGGCCTCTCCGGCTACCCCTCGCGGGCCGAGTCGGAGCACGACGTCATCGAGAACAGCCACGCCTCCACCGTCCTCGGCTGGGCCGACGGCCTCGCCAAGGCCAACCAGGTCCTGGGCCACGACGACCGGCACGTCGTCGCCGTCATCGGCGACGGCGCCCTCACCGGCGGCATGGCCTGGGAGGCGCTGAACAACATCGCCGTCGCCAAGGACCGCCCGCTCGTCATCGTCGTCAACGACAACGAGCGCTCCTACGCGCCCACCATCGGCGGCCTCGCCAACCACCTGGCCACCCTGCGCACCACCGACGGCTACGAGCGCTTCCTGGCCCGCGGCAAGGACCTGCTGGAGCGCACCCCGGTCGTCGGCAAGCCGCTCTACGAGACGCTGCACGGCGCCAAGAAGGGCCTCAAGGACTTCATCGCCCCCCAGGGCATGTTCGAGGACCTCGGGCTGAAGTACGTCGGCCCCATCGACGGCCACGACATCGAGGCCCTGGAGTCCGCGCTCCAGCGGGCCAAGCGCTTCAACGGTCCGGTGATCGTCCACTGCCTCACCGAGAAGGGCCGCGGCTACCAGCCCGCCGAGCAGCACGAGGCGGACCGCTTCCACGGCATCGGCGTCATCCACCCCGACACCGGTCTGCCGGTCGCCGCCTCCAGTGCCAGCTGGACGTCCGTGTTCGGCGACGAGATGGTCGCGCTCGGCCGCGAGCGCGAGGACATCGTGGCGATCACCGCCGCGATGATGCAGCCGGTCGGCCTCGGCAAGTTCGCCAAGGAGTTCCCCGACCGCGTCTACGACGTCGGCATCGCCGAGCAGCACGCCGCCACCTCCGCGGCCGGCCTGGCCACCGGCGGGCTGCACCCGGTCTTCGCCGTCTACGCGACCTTCCTCAACCGCGCCTTCGACCAGGTCCTCATGGACGTGGCCCTGCACAAGTGCGGCGTCACCTTCGTCCTCGACCGCGCGGGCGTCACCGGTGACGACGGCGCCTCGCACAACGGCATGTGGGACATGTCGATCCTCCAGGTCGTGCCCGGCCTGCGGATCGCCGCCCCGCGCGACGCCGATCAGGTCCGCGCCCAGCTCCGCGAGGCCGTCGAGGTCGACGACGCCCCCACCGTCGTGCGCTACTCCAAGGGCACGGTCGGACCGGCCGTCGAGGCCGTCGGCCGGGTCGGCGGCATGGACGTGCTGCGCCGCCCCGCGGACGGTACGAACCGGGCCGACGTCCTGATCGTCTCCGTCGGCGCGCTCGCCCCGATGTGCCTGGAGATCGCCGACCTCCTCGACAAGCAGGGCATCTCCTCCACCGTCGTCGACCCGCGCTGGGTCAAGCCGGTCGACGAGGCGCTGCCCGGCCTGGCGCGGGAGCACCGCGTCGTCGTCACCGTCGAGGACAACGGCCGGGTGGGCGGCGTCGGTTCGGCCGTCGCCCAGGCGCTCCGCGACGCCGGCGTCGATCTGCCGCTGCGCGACTTCGGCATTCCGCCGCGCTTCCTCGACCACGCCTCCCGCAAGGAGGTCATGGCCGAGATCGGGCTGACCGCCCCGGACATCGCCCGCCAGGTCACCGGCCTCGTCGCCAAGCTCGACGGGGCGTCCGTCGAGGGCGGCGTCACGGAGGCCGCCGAGGCCGCCGTGCTCCCGGGCGCGGACGAGCCGGGCGAGCCCGCGGAGGCAGCCCGCGACTGA
- a CDS encoding 3-hydroxyacyl-CoA dehydrogenase NAD-binding domain-containing protein, with product MSTTTELLKGAAELFPGEVVTQAHVRHFDLPLGAGTFALITLDNGLDHTKPTTFGPQSLANLDAAIDQVEAEAKAGKIVGVGVTGKPFIFAVGADLKGVELLKTREDALAIGKGGHEVFKRLSSLAVPTFAYYNGAAMGGGVEVGLHCSYRTVSKAIPAFSLPEVFLGLLPGWGGCVLLPNLIGADRAVSVIIENSLNQNRQLKGKQVFELGIADAIFEGADFLEQSLAWTAAVLKGELQVSRPEVDRGEAWDAAVERGRAFADSKVHGAAPAAYRALEIISAAKNGDLRQGFDAESEALADLIMGEELRSGIYAFNLVQKRGKRPAGAPDKSLARPVTKVGVVGAGLMASQLALLFARRLEVPVVMTDIDQERVDKGVKYVHDQIDMLLLKGRVNQDKANRLKAAVTGSLDKAAAFGDADFVIEAVFEEMGVKQQVFAEVEAVVPEHTILATNTSSLSVSEMASKLKHPERVVGFHFFNPVAVLPLLEIVRGERTDDAALATAFGVAKKLKKTAVLVKDAPAFVVNRILVRFMGEIQNVIDEGTPVAVAEKAVEPLGLPMSPLVLLELVGPAIGLHVSETLAGAFPDRFKVSPNLAAVVKAGKRGFYVHDSGKPELDPEVAALLQQGDTVLTEEQVRARVLDGVAQEIGLMLDEGVVAEAQDIDLCLITGAGWPFHLGGVTPYLDREGVSERVNGKRFLEPGVASVPA from the coding sequence ATGAGCACCACCACCGAACTGTTGAAGGGTGCGGCCGAGCTGTTCCCCGGCGAGGTCGTCACGCAGGCGCACGTGCGCCACTTCGACCTCCCGCTGGGTGCCGGCACGTTCGCGCTGATCACGCTGGACAACGGCCTGGACCACACCAAGCCGACCACCTTCGGCCCGCAGTCGCTGGCCAACCTCGACGCGGCGATCGACCAGGTCGAGGCAGAGGCGAAGGCCGGGAAGATCGTCGGCGTCGGTGTCACCGGCAAGCCGTTCATCTTCGCCGTCGGCGCCGACCTCAAGGGCGTCGAGCTGCTGAAGACCCGTGAGGACGCGCTGGCCATCGGCAAGGGCGGGCATGAGGTCTTCAAGCGGCTGTCGTCGCTCGCGGTGCCCACCTTCGCGTACTACAACGGCGCGGCCATGGGCGGCGGTGTCGAGGTCGGGCTGCACTGCTCGTACCGGACCGTCTCCAAGGCGATCCCCGCCTTCTCGCTGCCCGAGGTCTTCCTCGGTCTGCTGCCCGGCTGGGGCGGCTGCGTCCTGCTGCCGAACCTCATCGGCGCGGACCGCGCGGTCTCGGTGATCATCGAGAACTCGCTCAACCAGAACCGGCAGCTCAAGGGCAAGCAGGTCTTCGAGCTCGGCATCGCCGACGCGATCTTCGAGGGCGCGGACTTCCTGGAGCAGTCGCTGGCCTGGACCGCGGCCGTACTCAAGGGCGAGCTCCAGGTCTCCCGCCCCGAGGTGGACCGCGGCGAGGCGTGGGACGCGGCCGTCGAGCGCGGCCGGGCCTTCGCCGACTCCAAGGTGCACGGCGCCGCCCCCGCCGCCTACCGCGCGCTGGAGATCATCTCCGCGGCGAAGAACGGCGACCTGCGGCAGGGCTTCGACGCCGAGAGCGAGGCGCTGGCCGACCTCATCATGGGCGAGGAGCTGCGCAGCGGCATCTACGCCTTCAACCTGGTGCAGAAGCGCGGCAAGCGCCCGGCCGGGGCCCCGGACAAGTCGCTGGCCCGCCCGGTCACCAAGGTGGGCGTCGTCGGCGCCGGCCTGATGGCCTCGCAGCTGGCGCTGCTGTTCGCCCGCCGCCTGGAGGTGCCGGTCGTCATGACCGACATCGACCAGGAGCGCGTCGACAAGGGCGTGAAGTACGTCCACGACCAGATCGACATGCTGCTGCTCAAGGGCCGTGTCAACCAGGACAAGGCCAACCGCCTCAAGGCCGCGGTGACGGGCTCCCTCGACAAGGCCGCCGCCTTCGGCGACGCGGACTTCGTCATCGAGGCCGTCTTCGAGGAGATGGGCGTCAAGCAGCAGGTGTTCGCCGAGGTCGAGGCGGTCGTGCCGGAGCACACCATCCTCGCCACCAACACCTCGTCGCTGTCGGTCAGCGAGATGGCGTCGAAGCTGAAGCACCCCGAGCGGGTCGTCGGCTTCCACTTCTTCAACCCGGTCGCGGTCCTGCCGCTGCTGGAGATCGTGCGCGGCGAGCGGACCGACGACGCGGCGCTGGCCACCGCGTTCGGCGTGGCCAAGAAGCTGAAGAAGACCGCGGTGCTGGTGAAGGACGCCCCGGCGTTCGTCGTCAACCGCATCCTGGTCCGCTTCATGGGCGAGATCCAGAACGTCATCGACGAGGGCACCCCGGTCGCCGTCGCCGAGAAGGCCGTCGAGCCGCTCGGCCTGCCGATGTCGCCGCTGGTGCTGCTGGAGCTGGTGGGTCCGGCGATCGGTCTGCACGTCTCCGAGACGCTGGCCGGCGCGTTCCCCGACCGCTTCAAGGTCTCCCCCAACCTGGCCGCCGTGGTCAAGGCGGGCAAGCGCGGCTTCTACGTCCACGACTCCGGCAAGCCGGAGCTGGACCCCGAGGTCGCCGCCCTCCTCCAGCAGGGCGACACCGTCCTGACGGAGGAGCAGGTGCGGGCGCGTGTCCTGGACGGTGTCGCCCAGGAGATCGGGCTGATGCTGGACGAGGGCGTCGTCGCCGAGGCGCAGGACATCGACCTGTGCCTGATCACCGGCGCCGGCTGGCCCTTCCACCTGGGCGGCGTCACGCCGTACCTGGACCGTGAGGGCGTCTCCGAGCGCGTCAACGGCAAGCGGTTCCTGGAGCCGGGCGTCGCGAGCGTCCCGGCGTAA